Proteins from one Desmodus rotundus isolate HL8 chromosome 9, HLdesRot8A.1, whole genome shotgun sequence genomic window:
- the TMEM192 gene encoding transmembrane protein 192 isoform X1: MWKMKKLFGFRKHLPFTFHLQGGSLDPTQSIEDDPLLDTQPHPHYLLHAHFRPRFHPLPTVVIANLLLLVHVVFVVLAFLTGVLCSYPNPNEDKCPGNYTNPLKVQTVIILGKVILWILHFLLERYIQYHHSKVRSRGYNTIYRSTRHLKRLALTIHSTGNTSLLLILCIQHSFPESSRLYLDLILAILALELLCSLTCLLIYTVKIRKFNKAKPQPDVLEEEKVCAYPSNITSETGFRTISSLEEIVEKQGDIIVYLKRHNALLSKRLLASTSSDLGSHPSRI; encoded by the exons AtgtggaaaatgaagaaattatttgGATTCAGGAAGCATCTCCCCTTCACCTTTCACTTGCAGGGG GGTTCCTTGGATCCAACCCAAAGTATTGAAGATGACCCCCTTCTGGACACCCAGCCTCACCCCCATTACTTACTACACGCTCACTTTAGACCCAGATTCCATCCTCTCCCTACAGTCGTCATAGCAAATCTCCTCTTGTTAGTGCAT GTGGTGTTTGTTGTTTTAGCCTTTTTAACAGGTGTGCTTTGTTCTTACCCTAATCCAAATGAGGACAAGTGCCCAGGAAACTACACCAACCCTCTGAAGGTTCAGACGGTTATCATCCTTGGGAAAGTCATTTTGTGGATTCTGCATTTCCTTCTCGAACGCTACATTCAGTATCACCACAGCAAAGTAAGAAGCCGAGGCTATAACACGATCTACCGATCAACACGGCATCTTAAAAGACTTGCATTAACCATACACTCCACTG GCAACACATCACTCCTCCTCATCCTGTGCATACAGCATTCCTTCCCGGAGTCCAGCAGGCTGTATCTTGACCTCATCCTGGCCATCCTGGCCCTGGAACTGCTCTGTTCCCTGACGTGTCTGCTCATCTACACAG TGAAGATTCGCAAATTTAATAAAGCCAAACCACAGCCTGATgtacttgaagaagaaaaagtctGTGCCTACCCCAGCAATATTACTTCAGAGACTGGATTCAG GACTATTTCAAGTCTAGAAGAAATCGTCGAAAAGCAAGGAGACATTATAGTGTACCTGAAGCGACACAATGCCCTGTTGAGTAAGCGGTTGTTGGCTTCCACTTCCTCTGACCTAGGCTCTCATCCAAGTAGAATATGA
- the TMEM192 gene encoding transmembrane protein 192 isoform X2, with protein MAARVRLEDGSLDPTQSIEDDPLLDTQPHPHYLLHAHFRPRFHPLPTVVIANLLLLVHVVFVVLAFLTGVLCSYPNPNEDKCPGNYTNPLKVQTVIILGKVILWILHFLLERYIQYHHSKVRSRGYNTIYRSTRHLKRLALTIHSTGNTSLLLILCIQHSFPESSRLYLDLILAILALELLCSLTCLLIYTVKIRKFNKAKPQPDVLEEEKVCAYPSNITSETGFRTISSLEEIVEKQGDIIVYLKRHNALLSKRLLASTSSDLGSHPSRI; from the exons GGTTCCTTGGATCCAACCCAAAGTATTGAAGATGACCCCCTTCTGGACACCCAGCCTCACCCCCATTACTTACTACACGCTCACTTTAGACCCAGATTCCATCCTCTCCCTACAGTCGTCATAGCAAATCTCCTCTTGTTAGTGCAT GTGGTGTTTGTTGTTTTAGCCTTTTTAACAGGTGTGCTTTGTTCTTACCCTAATCCAAATGAGGACAAGTGCCCAGGAAACTACACCAACCCTCTGAAGGTTCAGACGGTTATCATCCTTGGGAAAGTCATTTTGTGGATTCTGCATTTCCTTCTCGAACGCTACATTCAGTATCACCACAGCAAAGTAAGAAGCCGAGGCTATAACACGATCTACCGATCAACACGGCATCTTAAAAGACTTGCATTAACCATACACTCCACTG GCAACACATCACTCCTCCTCATCCTGTGCATACAGCATTCCTTCCCGGAGTCCAGCAGGCTGTATCTTGACCTCATCCTGGCCATCCTGGCCCTGGAACTGCTCTGTTCCCTGACGTGTCTGCTCATCTACACAG TGAAGATTCGCAAATTTAATAAAGCCAAACCACAGCCTGATgtacttgaagaagaaaaagtctGTGCCTACCCCAGCAATATTACTTCAGAGACTGGATTCAG GACTATTTCAAGTCTAGAAGAAATCGTCGAAAAGCAAGGAGACATTATAGTGTACCTGAAGCGACACAATGCCCTGTTGAGTAAGCGGTTGTTGGCTTCCACTTCCTCTGACCTAGGCTCTCATCCAAGTAGAATATGA
- the TMEM192 gene encoding transmembrane protein 192 isoform X3 — protein MAARGSLDPTQSIEDDPLLDTQPHPHYLLHAHFRPRFHPLPTVVIANLLLLVHVVFVVLAFLTGVLCSYPNPNEDKCPGNYTNPLKVQTVIILGKVILWILHFLLERYIQYHHSKVRSRGYNTIYRSTRHLKRLALTIHSTGNTSLLLILCIQHSFPESSRLYLDLILAILALELLCSLTCLLIYTVKIRKFNKAKPQPDVLEEEKVCAYPSNITSETGFRTISSLEEIVEKQGDIIVYLKRHNALLSKRLLASTSSDLGSHPSRI, from the exons GGTTCCTTGGATCCAACCCAAAGTATTGAAGATGACCCCCTTCTGGACACCCAGCCTCACCCCCATTACTTACTACACGCTCACTTTAGACCCAGATTCCATCCTCTCCCTACAGTCGTCATAGCAAATCTCCTCTTGTTAGTGCAT GTGGTGTTTGTTGTTTTAGCCTTTTTAACAGGTGTGCTTTGTTCTTACCCTAATCCAAATGAGGACAAGTGCCCAGGAAACTACACCAACCCTCTGAAGGTTCAGACGGTTATCATCCTTGGGAAAGTCATTTTGTGGATTCTGCATTTCCTTCTCGAACGCTACATTCAGTATCACCACAGCAAAGTAAGAAGCCGAGGCTATAACACGATCTACCGATCAACACGGCATCTTAAAAGACTTGCATTAACCATACACTCCACTG GCAACACATCACTCCTCCTCATCCTGTGCATACAGCATTCCTTCCCGGAGTCCAGCAGGCTGTATCTTGACCTCATCCTGGCCATCCTGGCCCTGGAACTGCTCTGTTCCCTGACGTGTCTGCTCATCTACACAG TGAAGATTCGCAAATTTAATAAAGCCAAACCACAGCCTGATgtacttgaagaagaaaaagtctGTGCCTACCCCAGCAATATTACTTCAGAGACTGGATTCAG GACTATTTCAAGTCTAGAAGAAATCGTCGAAAAGCAAGGAGACATTATAGTGTACCTGAAGCGACACAATGCCCTGTTGAGTAAGCGGTTGTTGGCTTCCACTTCCTCTGACCTAGGCTCTCATCCAAGTAGAATATGA
- the LOC112312484 gene encoding tripartite motif-containing protein 75-like, with the protein MAVEAALAGLQAEVNCPICLDDLRDPVTIECGHNFCRSCIQQSWADLQDRLPCPVCRHLCQERDLRSNTQLGRMIDTAKLLQITRSKKKHQEERCLCEKHNQVLTLFCEEDLEVLCPLCTQTPDHQGHQVRPMEEAAAHHRQMLSSYIEPLKKRMADVQKLMSIQSKKPLELREKVENQRLELLSEFEHLQQFLARDQEAVLLRLADEEKAIQKKLSANITAFSEYNSTLKGLLSKLAESSVLPEVELLLQIKNFYKNSEEFSPSVFSVQLRREGCSFPFQYSALQKIVKKFRVDIILDPETAHPNLIVSEDKKCVRYTKRKQKVPDFPKRFTVNTVVLGFPFFHSGRHFWEVEVGDKSKWAIGVCKDSLSTRMRRSPSACQGCWRIRRQGDGYDAPGAGRTPLLSGVKPTGIGIFLDCEMGEVSFYNMTDKSHICTFTDTFNRPLRPYFYVGPDSHPLRICTGIDCE; encoded by the coding sequence ATGGCGGTTGAAGCAGCTCTGGCAGGACTCCAGGCAGAAGTCAACTGTCCCATCTGCCTGGATGACCTGAGAGACCCTGTCACCATTGAATGTGGGCACAACTTCTGTCGCTCCTGCATCCAGCAGTCATGGGCTGATCTGCAGGACAGACTCCCTTGCCCTGTGTGCCGTCATCTGTGCCAAGAGAGGGACCTGAGGAGCAACACCCAGCTGGGAAGGATGATTGACACTGCCAAGCTCCTCCAGATCACCAGGAGCAAGAAGAAGCATCAGGAAGAGAGGTGCTTGTGTGAGAAGCACAACCAGGTTCTGACCCTCTTCTGTGAGGAGGACCTAGAGGTGTTGTGTCCCTTGTGCACTCAGACCCCTGACCACCAGGGCCACCAGGTGAGGCCCATGGAGGAGGCTGCTGCCCATCACAGGCAAATGCTCAGCAGCTACATTGAGCCCCTCAAGAAGCGGATGGCAGACGTTCAGAAATTAATGAGCATTCAAAGCAAAAAACCCTTAGAACTGAGAGAGAAGGTAGAAAACCAAAGGCTGGAATTACTCTCTGAATTTGAGCACCTGCAGCAGTTTTTAGCACGTGATCAAGAAGCAGTTCTTTTGAGATTAGCTGATGAAGAAAAGGCTATTCAAAAGAAACTCAGCGCTAATATAACTGCATTTTCAGAGTACAATTCCACACTCAAAGGTCTACTAAGTAAGCTAGCAGAGAGCAGTGTGCTgccggaagtggaattgctattacaaattaaaaatttctacaAGAACTCTGAGGAGTTCAGTCCATCAGTCTTTTCAGTTCAGTTAAGGAGGGAAGGCTGCAGTTTCCCTTTCCAGTATTCTGCTTTGCAGAAAATTGTAAAGAAATTTAGAGTAGATATCATTCTAGACCCTGAAACGGCACACCCTAACTTGATTGTCTCTGAGGATAAAAAATGTGTGAGatatacaaagagaaaacaaaaggttCCAGATTTTCCAAAAAGATTTACAGTCAACACAGTTGTCCTgggttttccattttttcattctGGCAGGCATTTTTGGGAGGTAGAAGTGGGAGACAAATCCAAATGGGCTATCGGGGTTTGCAAAGACTCTCTTTCTACAAGGATGAGGAGAAGCCCATCAGCCTGTCAGGGATGCTGGAGGATTCGGCGGCAGGGAGATGGTTATGATGCCCCAGGAGCTGGCAGAACCCCCCTTCTGTCGGGAGTGAAACCCACAGGCATTGGCATCTTCCTGGACTGTGAGATGGGTGAGGTCTCATTTTACAACATGACTGACAAGTCTCATATCTGTACTTTCACTGACACTTTTAATAGACCTCTTAGGCCTTATTTCTATGTGGGACCTGATTCACATCCTCTTAGAATCTGTACAGGAATAGACTGTGAATGA
- the LOC112312394 gene encoding tripartite motif-containing protein 75-like → MDFAASLDELQAEASCPLCLDYLRDPVTTECGHNFCRSCIHQRWEDLQDIFPCPVCLHHCPDRNFKRNTQLCHITDIVKQIPSTGRERERQEEKPLCVKHHEVLTLFCEEDLELLCPQCSVSSDYEDQSLVPIEEAAASYRKRLKNYLEALTVEVEDAETGFENQVANIFEVQKKMESCRREILYECKEFKSSLKGEQDEINASLLVEEKDVKEKLIENRGQISNHMLMLNNMLSEIAQKYFQTDLDLLTDIESIHERYENLATPAVFSYELKKEICILPPHYFGLHKMISTFEADLTLDPETAHPSLIISRDRKSVTYKAPSGLHDHQALTSYPAVLSSEGFDAGRHFWQVDIGGTGEWSLGICKESSPRNAFISLSPINRCWHIELCASICGTCRRGHVMQVGIFLDYELGEISFYNMNNRSYLYKFSDTFTKKLMPYFSSAPSSKSLTISIIRDK, encoded by the coding sequence ATGGACTTTGCAGCCTCCCTCGATGAGCTCCAGGCAGAGGCCAGCTGCCCCCTCTGCCTGGATTACCTGAGAGACCCAGTGACCACTGAGTGTGGACACAACTTCTGTCGCTCCTGCATCCACCAGCGCTGGGAagatctccaggacatctttcccTGTCCTGTCTGCCTCCATCACTGCCCTGACAGGAACTTCAAGAGGAACACTCAATTATGTCACATTACAGATATTGTTAAGCAGATTCCcagcacagggagggagagagaacggCAGGAAGAAAAGCCTCTGTGTGTGAAGCATCATGAGGTTCTGACCCTGTTCTGTGAGGAGGACCTGGAGCTGTTGTGTCCCCAGTGCAGTGTCTCCTCAGACTATGAGGATCAGTCCCTGGTACCCATTGAGGAAGCTGCAGCTAGTTACAGAAAGAGGCTCAAAAATTACCTTGAGGCACTGACAGTGGAGGTTGAAGATGCTGAAACAGGATTTGAAAACCAAGtggcaaatatttttgaagtgcagAAAAAGATGGAGAGTTGCAGGAGAGAAATACTCTATGAATGTAAAGAATTTAAGAGTTCCTTGAAAGGAGAGCAAGATGAAATCAATGCCAGTCTACTTGTGGAAGAGAAAGATGTTAAAGAAAAACTAATTGAAAATAGAGGGCAAATTTCAAACCATATGCTCATGTTAAataatatgttaagtgaaatagcaCAGAAGTAtttccagacagacctggatTTACTCACAGATATTGAAAGTATCCATGAGAGGTATGAAAATTTAGCAACCCCAGCAGTCTTTTCATATGAATTAAAGAAGGAGATTTGCATTCTCCCTCCACATTATTTTGGCCTGCATAAAATGATCAGCACATTTGAGGCAGATTTGACACTGGATCCAGAAACTGCCCATCCAAGTCTCATTATCTCAAGAGATAGAAAAAGTGTGACATATAAGGCACCAAGTGGTCTTCATGACCACCAGGCACTTACTTCTTACCCAGCGGTCCTCAGTTCTGAGGGATTTGATGCTGGCAGGCATTTTTGGCAGGTAGACATAGGAGGCACAGGTGAATGGTCTTTAGGTATATGTAAAGAGTCTTCCCCTAGAAATGCTTTTATATCACTGTCACCAATCAATAGGTGCTGGCACATTGAGCTTTGTGCTAGTATATGCGGAACATGCCGTAGAGGACATGTCATGCAAGTTGGTATTTTTCTGGACTATGAGTTGGGAgagatttcattttataatatgaaTAACAGGTCATATTTGTATAAATTCTCTGATACATTTACAAAAAAACTTATGCCTTATTTCTCTAGCGCACCTTCTTCAAAATCTCTTACTATCAGTATCATCAGAGACAAATGA
- the LOC112312331 gene encoding LOW QUALITY PROTEIN: tripartite motif-containing protein 60-like (The sequence of the model RefSeq protein was modified relative to this genomic sequence to represent the inferred CDS: inserted 3 bases in 2 codons; substituted 1 base at 1 genomic stop codon): MVNLLEHAPLWKPKPALHSGLAASLVELQAEASCPLCLDYLRDPVTTECGHNFCRSCIHQRWEDLQDIFPCPVCLHHCPDRNFKRNTQLCHITDIVKQIPSTGRERERQEEKPLCVKHHEVLTLFCEEDLELLCPQCSVSSDYEDQSLIPIEEAAASNRRKLKRYVVRLSVEIEDAEMEYEHRAAKXFQVMRKMEYWKRELHYEYKELXCSLELQQDQINSILLMEEKDVREKLTENRRQISNHMFILNNMLSEMVEKYFQTDLDLLTDIESTHERYENLATPAVFSYELKKEICILPPHYFGLHKMISTFEADLTLDPETAHPSLIISRDRKSVTYKAPSGLHDHQALTSYPAVLSSEGFDAGRHFWQVDIRDTGKCFLDVCKESFPRNTLMLPAPSNGCWPYLLWTSSYGPCSIRVIGVFLDYKLGEVSFYNMNNRSYLYKFSDTFTKKXMPYFSSAPSSKSLTISIIRDK, from the exons atggtCAACCTTTTAGAACATGCCCCTCTTTGGAAGCCT AAACCTGCACTGCACAGTGGACTAGCAGCTTCCCTTGTCGAGCTCCAAGCAGAAGCCAGCTGCCCTCTCTGCCTGGATTACCTGAGAGACCCAGTGACCACTGAGTGTGGACACAACTTCTGTCGCTCCTGCATCCACCAGCGCTGGGAagatctccaggacatctttcccTGTCCTGTCTGCCTCCATCACTGCCCTGACAGGAACTTCAAGAGGAACACTCAATTATGTCACATTACAGATATTGTTAAGCAGATTCCcagcacagggagggagagagaacggCAGGAAGAAAAGCCTCTGTGTGTGAAGCATCATGAGGTTCTGACCCTGTTCTGTGAGGAGGACCTGGAGCTGTTGTGTCCCCAGTGCAGTGTCTCCTCAGACTATGAGGATCAGTCCCTGATACCCATTGAGGAAGCTGCAGCTAGTAACAGGAGGAAGCTCAAAAGGTATGTTGTGCGCCTGAGTGTGGAGATTGAAGACGCAGAAATGGAATATGAACATCGAGCTGCAA CTTTTCAAGTGATGAGAAAGATGGAATATTGGAAGAGGGAATTACACTATGAATATAAAGAACTTTAGTGTTCCTTGGAATTACAGCAAGATCAAATTAATTCCATTCTACTTATGGAAGAGAAGGATGTTAGAGAAAAACTAACTGAGAATAGAAGACAAATTTCAAACCATATGTTCATATTAAataatatgttaagtgaaatggtAGAGAAGTActtccagacagacctggatTTACTCACAGATATTGAAAGTACCCATGAGAGGTATGAAAATTTAGCAACCCCAGCAGTCTTTTCATATGAATTAAAGAAAGAGATTTGCATTCTCCCTCCACATTATTTTGGCCTGCATAAAATGATCAGCACATTTGAGGCAGATTTGACACTGGATCCAGAAACTGCCCATCCAAGTCTCATTATCTCAAGAGATAGAAAAAGTGTGACATATAAGGCACCAAGTGGTCTTCATGACCACCAGGCACTTACTTCTTACCCAGCGGTCCTCAGTTCTGAGGGATTTGATGCTGGCAGGCATTTTTGGCAGGTAGACATAAGAGACACAGGTAAGTGCTTCTTAGATGTGTGTAAAGAATCTTTTCCCAGAAATACTCTTATGTTACCAGCCCCAAGCAATGGATGCTGGCCATATCTCCTCTGGACTAGTTCATATGGTCCATGCTCTATTCGTGTAATTGGGGTTTTTCTAGACTACAAGTTGGGAGAGgtttcattttataatatgaaTAACAGGTCATATTTGTATAAATTCTCTGatacatttacaaaaaa caTGCCTTATTTCTCTAGTGCACCTTCTTCAAAATCTCTTACTATCAGTATCATCAGAGACAAATGA